In one window of Chryseobacterium viscerum DNA:
- the dnaE gene encoding DNA polymerase III subunit alpha, producing the protein MYLIFDTETTGLPKNFNAPLSDSENWPRMVQIAWQVHDDDGNLVENQDYIIKPEGYDIPFNAARIHGITTKIANEEGRDLEEILKEFAEVLDRVRVVSGHNVEFDYNIVGAEFYRKNLKDNLQEKPRADTMILGTDFCQLGGGRGGRYKSPKLEELYEKLYGSKFDEAHNAAADVNATARAFFEMIRIGVVPAETLKISEDQLAYFKSLYPDPIKPFNIVIRRQVADFHNKKKQQDFGSVDEIDLGKYFNFDNHSVFSTLMATSSINDLIKKATDDNFPAVGMVDLGNMMGAFKFVSAIEGANGDRAKKHKEYLAKKQEAEENGEEFNEAEPVSEPLIPVVGCEFYISDRYEQKQFTKDDPDRRTQVVLLAKDFEGYKNLAKLSSIGFLKGFYFGVPRISRELIAEYKEGLIALTSGILGDVPDAILNTGEQKGEELFKWWKETFEDDFYVQIQNHKLPEEEHLNDVLLHFADKYNVKILAQNETFYTNKDDSNIQDIVSCIKDGEKLTTPVGKGFGKRRGLATGEYYIKNSDEIKEAFLAYPDAFDAYEEFTAKFKPYTLKRDVLLPKFDIPEEFIHAEDDIDGGKRGEMAYLTHLTYEGAKKRYADTGITDEIKERLDFELEVVANTGYPGYFLIVQDFCNEARKMGVWVGPGRGSAAGSAVAYCTGITNVDPIKYDLLFERFLNPERVSMPDIDIDFDDEGRDKIIKWVVEKYGKNQVAQIITYSVLGGKSAIKDAGRVLDVPIPDTNNIAKLIPPSPGMNIAKALSKYDKLKPEEQMLVDEMRYVLNSPDDARHDVLASAKKMEGCIRNTGIHACGVIITPEDVSNLVPVTIAAKDADILVSQFDNSVAESAGLLKMDFLGLRTLTIIKDALKLVKARYDIDIDPDLIPLDDTKTYQLFKEGRTVGIFQYESPGMQKYMRELKPTVFADLIAMNALYRPGPIKYIPNFINRKHGIEEIVYDLPETEEYLKETYGITVYQEQVMLLSQKLANFTKGEADTLRKAMGKKQIDVLNKMYPKFIEGGRKNNLNEERLEKIWNDWKAFAEYAFNKSHSTCYAFIAYQTAYLKANYPAEYMASVMSNNINNTDSITMFMEDCKSMGVDVLGPDVNESQYKFSVNEKGQIRFGLGAIKGIGEGPSEGITRERANGRFKNIYDFFERILPSQMNKRVAESLVLAGAFDELDSFHRGQYFDIDMAGRTNLERLIRYGQSFQESKNEMEHSLFADFAEEVQIEQPKLAPCPEWPNMHKLNKEKETIGFYLSAHPLDEFKYQYQFMQGQLSKKAVLEKDEEKVVIDEAPILEKDSIDEVADLVEIVSDDIVAGEEEEIIEEVIKKAEPKGVFHFLNLDEVDAYKEQAFANKQEELFEEKKKDWKTLQKERENGGGGKEYTVAGLITEYVVKDGFRSGEKVAFVTLEDYSGSYSFRLGDRDYMRLKEKLEVQRFVIFKIKFAQVKDGRVFVNVNDVIELQEAFERFAKSISLVMDVMDVRAEDLDFFRTVLDRNKGNQKLKFFIRNLEDDSHIEVQSMKHSVDLNGDLIKEIQLLNKYEFYLN; encoded by the coding sequence ATGTATTTAATTTTTGACACAGAAACAACCGGTTTACCAAAAAATTTCAACGCTCCGCTTTCAGATTCGGAAAACTGGCCAAGAATGGTTCAGATTGCATGGCAGGTACATGATGATGATGGGAATTTAGTTGAAAATCAGGATTATATAATAAAACCTGAAGGGTATGATATTCCTTTCAATGCAGCCCGTATTCATGGAATTACAACGAAAATTGCCAATGAAGAAGGACGTGACCTTGAAGAAATTTTAAAAGAATTTGCTGAAGTTTTAGATAGAGTAAGAGTCGTTTCCGGACATAATGTGGAATTCGATTACAATATCGTAGGAGCAGAATTTTACAGAAAAAACCTTAAAGATAACCTACAGGAAAAACCCAGAGCAGATACCATGATTTTGGGAACCGACTTCTGTCAGTTAGGCGGAGGAAGGGGTGGAAGATACAAATCTCCGAAACTTGAAGAACTTTACGAAAAGCTTTATGGAAGCAAGTTTGATGAAGCGCATAATGCTGCTGCCGACGTAAATGCTACGGCAAGAGCTTTTTTTGAAATGATAAGAATAGGAGTTGTTCCCGCAGAAACATTGAAGATTTCTGAGGATCAGCTTGCATATTTCAAGAGCCTTTATCCTGATCCGATAAAACCTTTTAATATTGTTATCAGAAGGCAGGTTGCGGATTTTCATAACAAGAAAAAGCAGCAGGATTTCGGAAGTGTTGATGAAATTGATCTTGGTAAATATTTCAATTTTGACAATCATAGTGTTTTCTCAACATTAATGGCCACTTCCAGTATTAATGATTTAATTAAAAAAGCTACGGATGATAATTTCCCTGCCGTTGGAATGGTAGATTTGGGAAATATGATGGGCGCTTTTAAATTTGTTTCAGCAATTGAAGGTGCAAATGGTGACCGTGCAAAAAAGCATAAAGAATATTTAGCAAAAAAGCAGGAAGCTGAAGAAAACGGAGAAGAATTTAATGAGGCTGAACCTGTTTCTGAACCTTTAATTCCTGTTGTGGGTTGTGAATTTTATATTTCAGACCGTTACGAACAGAAGCAGTTTACCAAAGATGATCCTGACAGAAGAACACAGGTGGTTTTGCTGGCGAAAGATTTTGAAGGATATAAAAACTTAGCAAAACTTTCAAGTATTGGATTCTTAAAAGGATTTTATTTTGGAGTTCCCAGAATCAGCCGTGAATTGATTGCTGAATATAAAGAAGGGTTAATTGCTCTGACTTCCGGAATTCTGGGAGATGTTCCGGATGCTATTTTAAATACCGGTGAACAAAAAGGAGAGGAGCTTTTCAAATGGTGGAAAGAAACTTTTGAAGATGATTTTTATGTACAGATTCAAAATCATAAACTGCCTGAAGAAGAGCATTTAAATGACGTTTTACTGCATTTTGCAGATAAATATAATGTTAAGATTTTAGCACAGAACGAAACTTTTTATACCAATAAAGATGATTCTAATATTCAGGATATTGTAAGCTGTATCAAAGACGGTGAAAAATTGACAACTCCTGTCGGAAAAGGCTTTGGGAAGAGAAGAGGATTGGCTACAGGAGAATATTATATCAAAAATTCTGATGAAATAAAAGAAGCTTTTTTAGCTTATCCTGATGCTTTTGATGCTTATGAAGAATTCACTGCAAAATTCAAACCCTATACATTAAAAAGAGATGTATTGCTTCCAAAATTTGATATTCCGGAAGAATTTATTCATGCTGAAGATGATATTGATGGAGGGAAACGGGGTGAAATGGCGTATTTGACTCATTTAACCTATGAAGGGGCGAAAAAAAGATATGCAGATACCGGAATCACAGACGAAATTAAAGAACGTTTGGATTTTGAACTGGAAGTAGTTGCCAATACAGGATACCCTGGTTATTTCCTGATTGTACAGGATTTTTGTAATGAAGCAAGAAAAATGGGCGTTTGGGTTGGTCCAGGCCGTGGTTCTGCTGCAGGTTCTGCCGTAGCTTACTGTACCGGAATTACCAATGTGGATCCTATTAAGTATGATTTGCTTTTTGAAAGATTTTTGAATCCGGAAAGGGTTTCCATGCCGGATATTGATATTGATTTTGATGATGAGGGACGTGATAAAATCATCAAATGGGTAGTTGAAAAATACGGTAAAAACCAGGTAGCTCAGATTATTACGTACTCGGTTTTAGGAGGGAAATCTGCAATTAAAGATGCGGGAAGGGTGCTGGATGTTCCGATTCCTGATACCAATAATATTGCAAAATTAATTCCGCCAAGTCCGGGGATGAACATTGCAAAAGCTTTATCTAAATATGATAAACTAAAACCGGAAGAACAGATGCTTGTTGATGAAATGAGATATGTTCTGAACAGTCCGGATGATGCCCGTCATGATGTACTTGCGAGTGCAAAAAAAATGGAGGGCTGTATCCGAAATACCGGTATTCATGCCTGCGGGGTGATTATTACACCAGAAGATGTAAGTAATCTGGTTCCGGTGACTATTGCTGCAAAAGATGCAGATATCCTGGTTTCGCAGTTTGATAACTCCGTGGCAGAAAGTGCAGGTCTTCTGAAGATGGACTTCCTGGGGTTGAGAACTTTGACGATCATTAAAGATGCATTGAAGCTGGTGAAAGCAAGATATGATATAGATATTGATCCGGATCTTATTCCGCTTGATGATACGAAGACTTATCAATTATTTAAAGAAGGAAGAACAGTAGGAATTTTCCAATATGAAAGTCCCGGGATGCAAAAATACATGAGGGAGCTTAAGCCAACGGTTTTTGCCGACCTTATTGCAATGAATGCTTTGTATCGTCCGGGTCCGATCAAATACATTCCAAACTTTATCAACAGAAAGCACGGAATTGAAGAGATCGTTTATGACTTACCTGAAACAGAAGAGTACTTAAAAGAAACATACGGGATTACTGTTTATCAGGAGCAGGTAATGCTTTTGTCTCAGAAGCTGGCCAATTTTACAAAAGGTGAAGCCGATACTTTGAGAAAAGCGATGGGTAAAAAGCAGATCGATGTTCTTAATAAAATGTACCCGAAATTTATTGAAGGAGGTAGGAAAAACAATCTGAATGAAGAAAGGCTGGAGAAAATCTGGAATGACTGGAAAGCCTTTGCGGAATATGCCTTCAACAAATCTCACTCCACTTGCTACGCATTTATTGCTTACCAGACAGCTTATCTGAAAGCCAATTACCCTGCGGAATATATGGCAAGTGTGATGAGTAATAACATTAACAATACGGATTCAATTACCATGTTTATGGAGGATTGTAAAAGTATGGGAGTGGATGTATTAGGACCGGATGTGAATGAATCTCAATATAAATTTTCTGTAAACGAAAAAGGACAGATCCGTTTCGGATTGGGAGCAATCAAAGGGATTGGAGAAGGTCCGAGTGAAGGAATTACACGGGAAAGAGCGAACGGAAGATTCAAAAATATTTATGATTTTTTTGAAAGAATTCTGCCTTCGCAAATGAATAAAAGAGTAGCGGAAAGTTTGGTGCTTGCAGGAGCTTTTGATGAATTGGATTCTTTCCATAGAGGTCAGTATTTTGATATTGATATGGCTGGAAGAACAAATCTTGAAAGATTGATCAGATACGGACAAAGCTTTCAGGAGAGTAAAAATGAAATGGAACACTCTCTTTTTGCGGATTTTGCAGAAGAAGTTCAGATTGAGCAGCCGAAACTGGCACCATGCCCGGAATGGCCAAACATGCATAAACTTAATAAAGAAAAAGAAACCATCGGATTTTATCTTTCCGCACACCCTTTGGATGAATTTAAATACCAATATCAGTTTATGCAGGGGCAGCTTTCTAAAAAGGCGGTGTTGGAAAAGGATGAGGAAAAAGTAGTTATAGATGAAGCTCCTATTTTGGAAAAAGATTCTATTGATGAGGTTGCTGATCTTGTAGAAATTGTTTCTGATGACATCGTTGCCGGTGAAGAAGAGGAGATTATAGAAGAAGTTATAAAAAAAGCTGAACCAAAAGGGGTTTTTCATTTTTTGAATCTTGATGAAGTGGATGCCTATAAAGAACAGGCTTTCGCCAATAAACAGGAAGAACTTTTTGAAGAAAAGAAAAAAGACTGGAAAACTTTACAGAAAGAAAGAGAAAACGGTGGTGGCGGAAAAGAATATACTGTCGCTGGTCTGATTACGGAATATGTGGTAAAAGATGGTTTCAGAAGCGGTGAAAAAGTAGCTTTTGTTACGCTGGAAGATTATTCGGGATCTTATTCATTCAGATTGGGAGACAGGGATTATATGAGGCTGAAGGAGAAACTGGAGGTTCAGAGATTTGTAATTTTCAAAATAAAATTTGCTCAGGTGAAGGATGGAAGAGTCTTCGTTAATGTAAATGATGTGATAGAACTACAGGAAGCTTTTGAAAGGTTTGCGAAGAGTATATCTTTGGTCATGGACGTTATGGATGTAAGAGCTGAAGATCTGGATTTTTTCAGAACGGTGCTTGATAGAAATAAAGGAAATCAAAAGCTGAAGTTCTTTATCAGAAATCTTGAGGATGACTCTCATATCGAAGTGCAGTCTATGAAGCATTCGGTAGATCTGAATGGAGATTTGATTAAAGAAATTCAGTTATTGAATAAATATGAGTTCTATTTAAATTAA
- a CDS encoding S8 family peptidase, which translates to MKKIFISISTLVISLVGAQKNNQALMNEFEKQRIENNKKFDNYVEKLKRNRKDETQKAPNKLLEEITKNIENKKSSVAGFTPDGTPYFQKLNDIRQIKNSNADQIQNGQINGLSGSFNGENIKYTVFDGGRVLESHQLFNNLPNRITNKENPDSIAYHSHATAVSGFIGAKPYSLTKTFYNPDGSVNATFNNLNLAGVAKSSTIDSYFMNASTLPGNTTQSNIFQKILIAQPKISNHSYGMTAGWEPVEVSQGQYVLVWNGAFSSPNNSANLNGTYFAEDQNYDKIVYNNPSYIIVKAAGNDYGMGPTAYNFLPAFYTNNGNPVQFSSTDTKPADNCAQGYDCIGIGSLAKNIIIVANNNVINNNENRYTASADVIHSASSSAGPRDDGGIKPDITATGTDVLSASVNSANQEDYEYGTGTSYSAPIVTGIIGLWAQINQQLFTGTELNAASAKTLMIHSALEAGNIGPDPHFGWGLINAKKGAELLVGKSNNSIIFNNETLNNGVANVKTVKASGSEPLKVTISWIDPAYNVNITDNTTWADLYNIRNSRLVNDLDLKITDTTTNTVYYPWKLNANNPMTPATKGDNTVDNVEQVVIDAPVAGRTYKIEITNKGTLKNDSGGNAPQNYSIIVTGFTELLGTKDAASPLNNLAISPTITKDFTNILKAPKKSTFNVYDLTGKKLQSGTISNDKEQIDLSTYTKGIYIIEVKTDKDVISKKVIKE; encoded by the coding sequence ATGAAGAAGATCTTTATTTCGATCAGCACTTTAGTTATTTCTTTGGTGGGTGCGCAAAAAAACAATCAAGCTTTAATGAATGAGTTTGAAAAACAAAGAATAGAAAATAATAAAAAGTTTGACAACTATGTTGAAAAATTAAAAAGAAACAGAAAGGATGAAACCCAAAAGGCTCCAAACAAACTGTTAGAAGAAATTACAAAGAATATTGAAAACAAAAAAAGCAGCGTTGCAGGATTTACTCCCGATGGAACCCCTTATTTTCAAAAGTTAAATGACATAAGACAGATTAAAAACTCTAATGCTGACCAAATTCAAAATGGACAAATTAATGGTTTATCAGGTTCATTCAATGGAGAAAATATCAAGTATACTGTTTTTGATGGCGGCCGTGTTTTAGAATCTCATCAATTATTCAATAATTTGCCAAATCGGATTACCAACAAAGAAAATCCGGATAGTATAGCTTACCATTCTCATGCAACTGCCGTATCAGGATTTATAGGAGCTAAACCTTATAGTCTTACAAAAACTTTTTATAATCCAGATGGAAGCGTAAATGCTACTTTCAATAATTTAAATCTTGCAGGAGTAGCAAAAAGCTCAACAATAGATTCCTATTTCATGAACGCTTCCACCCTTCCAGGAAACACAACTCAAAGTAATATTTTTCAAAAGATATTAATTGCCCAACCTAAAATCTCAAATCATTCATATGGAATGACTGCCGGATGGGAACCTGTAGAAGTATCACAGGGTCAATATGTTTTAGTATGGAATGGAGCATTCTCAAGCCCAAATAACTCAGCTAATTTAAATGGAACATACTTTGCAGAAGATCAAAATTATGATAAAATTGTATATAATAATCCCTCCTATATTATAGTAAAAGCTGCAGGAAATGATTATGGAATGGGGCCCACAGCATATAATTTTTTGCCCGCTTTTTATACCAATAACGGGAATCCTGTTCAATTTTCTTCTACTGATACTAAACCAGCCGATAACTGCGCTCAAGGGTATGACTGCATAGGTATAGGATCGTTAGCAAAAAATATTATTATTGTTGCTAATAATAATGTCATTAACAATAATGAAAACAGATATACAGCATCTGCTGATGTCATTCATTCTGCCAGCAGCAGTGCAGGTCCGAGAGACGATGGTGGTATAAAACCAGATATTACAGCAACAGGAACAGATGTTCTATCTGCCAGTGTAAACAGTGCAAATCAGGAAGATTATGAATATGGAACCGGAACATCATATTCCGCACCCATTGTTACCGGAATTATTGGACTTTGGGCACAAATCAACCAGCAGCTTTTTACCGGCACCGAGCTTAATGCAGCTTCCGCAAAAACATTAATGATTCATTCTGCATTAGAAGCTGGAAATATTGGTCCGGATCCACATTTCGGATGGGGTTTAATTAATGCAAAAAAAGGAGCTGAACTGCTGGTAGGGAAATCCAATAACAGTATCATTTTTAATAATGAAACTTTAAATAATGGGGTTGCCAATGTAAAAACAGTAAAAGCATCAGGTTCAGAACCTTTAAAAGTTACCATATCATGGATAGACCCTGCATACAACGTAAATATAACCGACAACACGACATGGGCAGATTTATATAATATCAGAAATTCAAGATTAGTCAATGATCTGGATCTAAAAATCACAGACACCACTACCAACACCGTGTATTATCCATGGAAATTGAATGCCAACAACCCAATGACTCCGGCTACCAAAGGAGATAACACTGTAGATAATGTGGAACAGGTTGTCATTGATGCTCCGGTTGCCGGAAGAACTTATAAAATAGAGATTACCAATAAAGGGACACTTAAAAACGATTCAGGTGGTAATGCTCCTCAAAACTACTCTATTATAGTAACCGGATTTACGGAGCTATTAGGAACTAAGGATGCTGCAAGCCCTCTTAATAATCTCGCAATTTCCCCTACGATTACGAAGGACTTCACAAACATTCTGAAAGCACCTAAAAAATCAACTTTCAATGTGTATGATCTTACAGGAAAAAAATTACAAAGCGGTACCATCAGCAATGATAAAG